A region from the Medicago truncatula cultivar Jemalong A17 chromosome 6, MtrunA17r5.0-ANR, whole genome shotgun sequence genome encodes:
- the LOC25499981 gene encoding uncharacterized protein, protein MKQSMGIPEHRKWMYKRLLPNRARMRTEFVSGVKNFIEQAIRQPEFTDNGGKLRCPCSKHRNIDFLTPGEVTLDSYKHGFQPSYWCWDSHGESYLSSGSRNANNVNRESTCNQPSSFESQRNNYEAMIVDAIRPENLDQFEPQQEEPPNREAKLFYDLLQSAQRPLWEGCDTHSELSMTVELLTIKSEGNMSQKGFDKLLKTMKKGMPKDNCLVPNFYYAKKLVSKLGMESKVIDCCINGCMLYYKDYEMAKECRFFHAPRYRVGKGGKTLALKSMHYLPITPRLKRLYASENSARHMRWHYEHQQVEGVLEHPSDAEAWKHFDQKYPGFASESRNVRLGLCSDGFTLFGQSASPYSCWPVIVTPYNLPPWMCMSTPYLFLTMIIPGRRNPKSKIDVYLQPLIDELKSLWDEGALTYDVSKKQNFVMTAALMWTINDFPAYGMLSGWMTAGKMACPCCMHHTKAFRLENGGKSSWFECQRKFLPSDHPFRRNKDGFYKNRVVRSESPPRLTGEQVWNEVQTMPMIMDNIDEVRIPGYGDTHNWKKRSIFWELPYWSTNLIRHNLDVMHIEKNVFDNVFNTVMDIKGKTKDNIKARMDLKLYCKRKDLELLEHSNGRTIKPKANYTFTLEQKRAICEWVKCLKMPDGYASNLARCVDMKEGKLHGMKSHDCHVFMERLLPIAFSSLPDQTWKAITELSQFFRDLCSTSVRVDDLISLEKNIPIVICKLERIFPPGFFDSMEHLPIHLPYEARVGGPVQYRWMYPSERFLHHLKKKVKNKARVEGSIIESYLIEEISQFCTYYFETSVQSNNTSIGRTGGDHDLAQSLFPIFNLPGRFAGQCKSRFLEDKEFTAAMNHVLINCDEIEPYIE, encoded by the exons ATGAAACAGAGTATGGGAATTCCTGAACATCGAAAATGGATGTATAAAAGACTTCTTCCCAATCGGGCAAGAATGAGAACTGAATTTGTTAGTGGTGTTAAGAATTTTATAGAACAAGCAATTAGGCAACCTGAGTTTACAGATAATGGGGGTAAGCTTAGGTGTCCTTGCAGTAAACATAGAAACATAGATTTCTTAACTCCAGGTGAGGTTACCCTAGATTCGTATAAGCATGGTTTCCAACCAAGCTATTGGTGTTGGGATTCTCATGGGGAGAGTTATTTAAGCTCAGGTAGTAGAAATGCAAATAACGTGAACAGAGAAAGCACTTGTAACCAGCCGTCAAGTTTTGAGTCACAAAGAAATAACTATGAGGCTATGATTGTTGATGCTATTAGGCCAGAAAATTTGGACCAATTTGAGCCACAGCAGGAGGAACCTCCAAACAGGGAAGCCAAACTCTTTTATGATTTGTTACAATCTGCGCAACGACCATTGTGGGAGGGTTGTGATACCCACTCTGAATTATCTATGACGGTTGAACTGTTGACTATTAAATCTGAGGGGAATATGTCTCAAAAAGGATTTGATAAGCTACTAAAAACTATGAAGAAGGGTATGCCTAAGGATAACTGTCTCGTCCCTAATTTCTACTATGCAAAGAAGTTGGTATCAAAGCTTGGAATGGAAAGTAAAGTAATAGATTGTTGCATCAACGGTTGTATGTTGTACTACAAAGACTACGAAATGGCAAAAGAATGTCGGTTCTTCCATGCTCCAAGGTATAGGGTAGGTAAAGGGGGTAAAACGTTAGCTTTAAAGAGTATGCATTATCTACCGATCACACCAAGGTTAAAGAGACTATACGCGTCAGAAAATTCTGCACGCCATATGAGATGGCATTATGAGCACCAACAAGTTGAGGGTGTCCTTGAACATCCTTCTGATGCAGAAGCATGGAAGCATTTTGATCAAAAGTATCCAGGATTTGCTTCTGAATCACGCAACGTAAGACTTGGATTATGTTCTGATGGATTTACTCTTTTTGGTCAATCTGCTTCTCCATATTCATGTTGGCCTGTAATAGTGACTCCATACAACCTCCCTCCATGGATGTGTATGTCTACTCcttatttgtttttgacaatGATCATTCCCGGCCGTAGAAATCCCAAAAGTAAGATAGATGTGTATTTACAGCCGTTGATTGATGAGTTAAAGTCATTGTGGGACGAGGGTGCTTTAACCTATGATGtttccaaaaaacaaaatttcgtAATGACAGCTGCTTTAATGTGGACAATTAATGATTTTCCAGCATATGGAATGTTGTCAGGATGGATGACAGCCGGAAAAATGGCATGTCCTTGTTGTATGCATCACACAAAAGCATTCCGATTGGAGAATGGTGGTAAGTCATCATGGTTTGAGTGTCAAAGAAAATTCTTGCCAAGTGATCACCCATTTAGAAGAAATAAGGATGGATTTTATAAGAATAGGGTTGTGAGATCAGAATCGCCTCCTAGGTTGACCGGCGAACAAGTATGGAATGAAGTTCAGACAATGCCAATGATAATGGACAATATTGATGAAGTTCGAATTCCAGGTTATGGAGATACACATAATTGGAAAAAACGAAGCATTTTTTGGGAATTGCCTTATTGGAGCACTAACTTGATTCGACACAATCTTGATGTCATGCATATTGAGAAAAATGTATTTGATAATGTGTTTAATACTGTTATGGACATCAAAGGAAAAACTAAAGATAATATAAAGGCAAGAATGGATTTGAAGTTGTATTGCAAGCGCAAGGACTTAGAATTACTTGAACACAGTAATGGGAGGACCATAAAGCCCAAGGCAAACTACACATTTACTCTGGAGCAAAAAAGAGCAATTTGTGAATGGGTAAAATGTTTAAAGATGCCAGATGGATATGCTTCAAACTTGGCTAGATGTGTTGACATGAAGGAAGGAAAGTTACATGGAATGAAAAGTCATGATTGTCATGTGTTCATGGAACGCTTACTTCCAATTGCTTTTAGCTCATTACCAGATCAAACATGGAAAGCTATAACCGAGCTTAGTCAGTTCTTTAGAGATCTATGCTCAACGTCAGTACGAGTAGATGATCTTATTAGCCTTGAGAAAAATATTCCAATCGTGATATGTAAATTGGAACGCATTTTTCCTCCGGGTTTTTTTGACTCAATGGAACACTTACCCATTCACTTACCATATGAAGCAAGAGTTGGAGGTCCAGTGCAATATAGATGGATGTATCCCTCTGAGAG ATTTCTCCATCACCTTAAAAAGAAGGTTAAAAATAAGGCACGTGTTGAAGGATCAATAATTGAGTCATACCTTATTGAGgagatttctcaattttgcaCATATTATTTCGAGACAAGTGTGCAATCCAACAATACTAGCATTGGAAGAACAGGGGGTGATCATGATTTGGCACAATCTTTATTTCCCATTTTTAATTTGCCTGGTAGATTTGCTGGTCAATGCAAAAGTCGTTTTTTGGAGGATAAGGAATTTACTGCTGCCATGAATCATGTATTAATCAATTGTGATGAGATTGAACCCTATATTGAGTAA
- the LOC25499980 gene encoding RHOMBOID-like protein 2, which yields MSGRDLERDGGNKNNNNHAYAVPPTSSGYDPETSWTSWLVPMFVVANLVVFVVAMYINNCPSKNLGFDGACVLKFLGRFSFQPLKENPLLGPSSETLTKMGALKWDAVVNHHQGWRLVSCIWLHAGIIHLAANMISLVFIGIRLEQQFGFVRIGIVYLVSGFGGSILSALFIRKSISVGASGALFGLLGAMLSELITNWSIYTNKVAALMTLLFIIVINLVIGMLPHVDNFAHIGGFLTGFLLGFIFLPRPQFGWLAQRHVPAGVRLKSKYKVYQYVLWVVSLVLLIAGLCIGLVMLLRGESGYDHCHWCHYLTCVPTSKWKCDDS from the exons atgTCTGGGAGAGATCTAGAGAGAGATGGAGggaacaagaacaacaacaatcatgCATATGCTGTTCCACCAACTTCAAGTGGTTATGATCCAGAAACTAGTTGGACATCATGGCTTGTACCTATGTTTGTTGTGGCTAatcttgttgtttttgttgtagcTATGTATATTAATAATTGTCCTAGTAAAAATCTTGGTTTTGATGGTGCTTGTGTTTTGAAGTTTCTTGGGAGATTCTCTTTTCAGCCTTTGAAAGAGAATCCTTTGCTTGGTCCTTCTTCGGAAAC ACTAACGAAGATGGGAGCCCTTAAGTGGGATGCTGTTGTGAATCATCACCAAGGATGGAGACTTGTCTCATGCATTTGGTTACATGCTGGAATCATTCATTTGGCAGCAAACATGATCAGTCTGGTCTTCATTGGAATTCGCCTCGAACAACAATTTGGGTTCG TGAGGATAGGAATCGTTTACCTAGTATCTGGATTCGGCGGGAGCATACTATCTGCTCTATTCATTAGAAAAAGCATCTCCGTTGGGGCTTCCGGTGCTCTTTTTGGACTTCTTGGAGCCATGCTTTCAGAACTTATCACAAACTGGAGCATTTACACTAATAAA GTAGCTGCTCTGATGACACTTCTCTTTATTATTGTCATCAATCTGGTGATTGGAATGTTGCCACATGTCGACAATTTCGCTCATATTGGGGGATTCTTGACAGGATTTCTCCTTGGTTTCATTTTCCTTCCCCGTCCTCAATTTGGTTGGTTAGCACAGCGACACGTTCCTGCTGGTGTTCGCCTCAAGTCTAAGTACAAGGTTTACCAATATGTTCTTTGGGTTGTATCTCTTGTACTATTGATTGCTGG GTTATGCATTGGTTTAGTGATGCTATTGCGGGGCGAAAGTGGATATGACCACTGCCATTGGTGTCACTACCTGACATGTGTTCCAACTTCTAAATGGAAATGCGATGACAGCTAA